Proteins encoded within one genomic window of Eleutherodactylus coqui strain aEleCoq1 chromosome 1, aEleCoq1.hap1, whole genome shotgun sequence:
- the LOC136624205 gene encoding uncharacterized protein, giving the protein MIREELQASMASLPQAQPGPSRVPKRPRQTESASSISGESLELLSEGELEDPPVPIEDEKKYYFSSNDIAHLIKAVRETMQIEEDNPPRTIQDEMFGGLRSRRKIMFPVNQTLQQVIIDEWQEPEKRITVPKEIRNRLAFATEDVRLYRETPKVDIQIAKVAKKTLLPFEDTSQLSDPMDKKIDGLMKKAWEATSLTIEANIASTSVARSMALWLNRLEASIKDRAPREELASCLPLLKMATAFLADASAETVRYGAKTGVLSNSARRALWLKTWAADITSKNKLCAIPFQGEYMFGPVLDKILEKVGDKSKTLPDRQPFRKPSFPKRMRQPPPEVKGKGKTGRWSYPKGGRGGNATPAPATTGNRDTPLGGIQRAVPLSDPLKRVHKRRCRLPEQTEHPSRRMGTESASLRPTNLPVGRTADRPVRHEEKFKVPGLLLAEPQRQSTRGRRPVPKLGHGPSLRLSSLPTDPPHHQENPNQPGVSHTSCPYVGQKALVSPAKSLGDPGSIPTTSRRRSSPPGPTNIPRGREIEASSMDAESMILRGKGLSHNVITTLTKSRKPITIAIYDRIWKKFTEFCKIEPGKIPGIDIPVILEFLQAGLEKGLSPRTLKVHTAALGSYLDFPLAEHRWVRRFLKGAERLRPFVRETFPTWDLNIVLTSFCQSPFEPLSQLSLRLLTLKVTLLVAITSARRIGELQALQCIEPYMVIQDDRITFKLDPAFLPKVVSKFHREQTITLPSFCQNPRNEKEREFHNLDVRRAVLAYLEATRSFRKNNNLFIQFQGPAKGKTATKSTIARWIKTAIQEAYKARGLDPPGKIRAHSTRSLSSSWAEKGQASAEQICKAATWSSIHTFTRHYRVNVQSDKDLSYGRKVLQAVVPP; this is encoded by the exons atgataagggaagagctgcaggcttccatggcgtcccttccccaggcccagccaggtccgtcacgggtccctaaaagacctagacagaccgagtcggcgagttcgatctccggtgaatcgctggagctcctatccgaaggggaattagaggacccaccggttcccatagaagacgagaagaaatattacttctcatcaaacgacattgcgcacctcatcaaggcggtgagggaaacaatgcaaattgaggaagataacccgccgagaacaatccaggatgagatgtttggcggcctccgatcTAGAAGAAAGATCATGTTCCCAGTCAACCAGACACTGCAGCAAGTGATCATAGATGAATGGCAGGAACCGGAAAAAAGGATCACTGTTCCAAAAGagatccgaaaccggctcgcattcgctaccgaggacgtccgcctgtacagggaaacccccaaggtggacatccagatcgcaaaagtggccaagaagaccctcttgcccttcgaggacacctcccagctatccgatccgatggataaaaaaatcgacggattaatgaagaaagcctgggaggcaacatccctcaccatcgaggctaacatagcctcaacctcagtggctagatccatggcgctctggctaaacaggctagaagcctccataaaggatcgggcccccagagaggagttggccagctgtctccccctcttaaaaatggctaccgccttcctggctgacgcatcagcggagacggtaagatacggggcaaaaaccggagtcctcagcaactcagcgagaagggcactatggctgaagacttgggccgcagacattacatccaaaaataagctctgcgccatccccttccaaggggaatatatgtttgggcccgtcctggacaaaatcctggaaaaagtcggcgacaagagtaaaaccctgcctgacagacaacctttcaggaaaccatccttcccgaagaggatgcgccagcctcctcccgaagttaaagggaaagggaagactggaagatggtcgtaccccaagggaggtcggg gggggaacgcgacacccgcacctgcaacgactggcaacagagatactccgctgggcggaatccaacgtgctgtccctctcagcgatccacttaaaagggtccacaaacgtcgctgccgacttcctgagcagacagagcatccatccaggagaatggggactgaatcagcgagtcttcgaccaactaatctgccagtggggagaaccgcagatagacctgttcgccacgaagagaaattcaaagtgccaggacttttactcgctgaaccccagagacaatccacgcggggtagacgccctgtcccaaagctgggacatggacctagcctacgcctttcctcccttcccactgatcccccgcaccatcaggaaaatccaaaccagccgggcgtcagtcatactagttgcccctatgtgggacaaaaggccctggtatcccctgctaaaagccttggcgatccagggtccattcctactaccagccgtagaagatcttctcctccagggcccactaacatacccaggggtcgagaaattgaagctagcagcatggatgctgaaagcatgatactgcgtgggaagggactctcccataatgtaattactaccctaacaaaaagccgtaaacctatcacgatagccatctacgataggatatggaaaaaattcacagaattctgtaaaatagagccagggaaaatcccaggaattgacattcccgtaatcctggaatttttgcaggcaggcctagaaaaaggccttagtcctagaacccttaaagtccatacagcagcactagggtcctatctagattttcccttggcagaacaccgctgggtgcgtaggtttctcaaaggggcagaacggcttcgaccctttgttagagaaacctttcctacctgggacctaaatatagtcttaactagcttttgccaatcccccttcgaacccctctcacaactctccttgaggctgctcacactaaaagttacccttttagttgccataacatcggctcggagaataggggaattgcaagcattacagtgtattgaaccatacatggtaatacaagacgacaggattaccttcaaactagacccagccttccttccgaaggtagtgtcaaaatttcatagggagcagacgatcactctgccctccttctgtcaaaatccccgtaacgagaaagagagagaatttcataacctagacgttaggagagctgttctagcgtacctagaggccacccgctctttccgtaaaaataataacctcttcattcaatttcaggggccggcaaaaggaaagacggcaactaagagcaccatcgcgaggtggatcaagaccgccatccaagaggcatataaagccaggggtctcgaccctccgggaaaaattagagctcactccactcgctctctttcctcctcttgggcagaaaaaggccaggcgtctgccgagcagatctgcaaggcggcgacctggtcgagtatacatacatttacccgacattacagggttaacgtccagtcggacaaagacctgagttacggacgtaaagtccttcaggcagtagtcccaccctag